A region of Moorena producens PAL-8-15-08-1 DNA encodes the following proteins:
- a CDS encoding DUF4255 domain-containing protein has protein sequence MSNSQAIAGVTIMLEFLIKEGALQELGSGTLEIVTTKPLDEARKEGQEKNQINIFLYQTNPNSAWRNLDMPNKVKPGETGKPPLALNLYYLITAYGKDNEDTESQTLLGVAMRVLHDHPLIRTYDIDRAIAKKPGFIDQGLLDESKKKLLEDSNLANQIERISVTPNNLSIEEISKLWGTFQTQYRISAAYKISVVLIESQIPVKTPLPVLSRGADDRGPDSQTGTIPPLPSLTAIKLPQNESYFTVGKDLILEGYNLENSEEVHCGHPHLENPIVLTNLKDVSATQIRVTLDGRMQWLAGFYTVTVQVQESDRTRITNSMTFPLVPEVTAITYPDRGNRLTLTCNPAVKEGQEVALLLGDLAIPYQFPTPQSQDPILEKNLTFNVSNVTPGTYVVRLRVDGVDSIPIDFTKQPPEFKEDQKVTIQES, from the coding sequence ATGAGTAACTCGCAGGCGATTGCTGGGGTGACGATAATGCTAGAGTTCCTAATTAAGGAAGGAGCACTCCAAGAATTAGGCAGTGGAACTCTAGAAATAGTCACAACAAAACCTCTAGATGAAGCCAGGAAAGAAGGACAGGAAAAAAATCAGATTAACATCTTTCTTTACCAAACTAATCCCAATAGTGCCTGGCGCAATTTAGATATGCCGAATAAGGTCAAACCAGGAGAAACAGGTAAACCCCCATTGGCATTAAATCTATATTATTTGATTACAGCTTACGGAAAAGATAACGAAGATACCGAAAGCCAAACTTTGCTGGGGGTAGCCATGCGTGTCTTGCACGACCATCCCTTAATCCGAACCTACGATATTGACAGGGCAATTGCCAAAAAACCGGGATTCATAGACCAGGGATTATTAGACGAATCAAAAAAAAAGCTGCTTGAGGATAGTAATCTGGCAAATCAGATCGAACGAATTAGCGTAACACCTAATAACCTATCCATAGAAGAGATATCGAAACTATGGGGGACATTTCAAACCCAATATCGCATTTCCGCTGCTTATAAAATCTCTGTGGTATTGATAGAAAGCCAGATTCCAGTCAAAACCCCACTGCCAGTATTGAGTCGCGGTGCTGACGACCGGGGTCCCGATTCTCAGACAGGTACGATACCGCCCTTACCTAGTCTCACAGCCATCAAACTACCGCAGAATGAAAGTTACTTTACAGTAGGGAAGGATTTGATTCTTGAGGGGTATAACCTGGAAAACAGCGAGGAAGTCCACTGCGGACATCCCCATCTAGAAAATCCGATTGTACTGACAAACCTAAAAGATGTTTCGGCCACTCAGATCAGGGTAACCCTTGACGGGAGAATGCAGTGGCTAGCTGGATTTTACACTGTCACAGTACAAGTCCAGGAGAGCGATCGCACTCGGATAACGAACTCCATGACTTTTCCCTTAGTCCCAGAGGTAACAGCAATTACTTACCCGGATCGAGGGAATCGGTTAACCTTAACCTGCAACCCAGCGGTGAAAGAAGGACAAGAGGTTGCTTTGTTACTCGGAGATCTAGCTATTCCTTACCAATTTCCAACACCACAAAGCCAAGACCCGATATTAGAAAAAAATCTGACGTTCAATGTCAGTAATGTCACTCCAGGAACCTATGTCGTGCGTTTGCGGGTAGATGGCGTAGATAGCATCCCCATCGACTTCACAAAACAGCCACCTGAGTTTAAAGAAGACCAGAAGGTAACGATACAGGAATCCTGA
- a CDS encoding Rpn family recombination-promoting nuclease/putative transposase, whose translation MATRHIRFDWAIKRLLRNKANYVVLEGFLSELLHTQIKIQTLLERVGNQQTEEDKSNRVDILAETENSELVLIEVQNNSQLDYFHRMLYGVSQLVTEYLEQGEEYGKIRKIYSVNIIYFNLGKGDDYIYRLRSEFMGVNQGDILEPTLAQERKYTIQKVADIFPEYYLLKVKNFKGTAKNHLDEWIYFLKNSEIKEEFEAKGMVEAKETLRVNNLSDQERAAYKRYMDNKSYEASILSTQEFEAQWQIEQIEQAEIRGREEGKRSLLLGQLERRFPEIASQQRAAIVGLNSQEIDNLAEAMWDFQSSDDLLHWLQEYSI comes from the coding sequence ATGGCTACCAGACATATACGCTTTGATTGGGCCATAAAAAGACTACTGCGCAATAAAGCCAATTATGTAGTCTTGGAAGGGTTTTTAAGCGAGTTATTACATACACAGATCAAAATCCAAACCCTTCTCGAAAGGGTCGGAAATCAACAGACAGAGGAAGATAAAAGCAACCGTGTCGATATTCTGGCGGAAACCGAAAACTCCGAGTTAGTCCTAATCGAAGTGCAAAACAACTCCCAACTCGATTATTTTCATCGGATGCTCTACGGAGTTTCCCAGCTAGTCACCGAATATCTTGAACAAGGAGAAGAGTACGGTAAAATTCGGAAAATCTACTCAGTGAATATCATCTACTTTAACCTCGGTAAAGGAGATGACTATATATATCGTTTGCGCTCGGAGTTCATGGGAGTGAATCAAGGAGATATCCTGGAACCTACCCTAGCTCAAGAAAGAAAATATACTATACAAAAAGTAGCAGATATCTTTCCAGAATACTACCTGCTGAAAGTAAAGAACTTTAAGGGGACAGCGAAAAACCACCTAGACGAATGGATCTATTTTCTCAAAAACAGCGAGATCAAGGAGGAATTTGAAGCCAAAGGCATGGTGGAAGCCAAGGAAACCTTAAGAGTCAATAATCTCTCAGACCAAGAAAGAGCGGCATACAAGCGTTATATGGATAACAAAAGTTACGAAGCCAGTATCTTGAGTACCCAAGAATTTGAGGCGCAATGGCAAATCGAACAGATTGAACAGGCAGAAATTCGAGGTAGGGAAGAAGGGAAAAGAAGCTTACTATTAGGACAGTTGGAGCGCCGTTTCCCAGAAATAGCCTCACAACAAAGAGCAGCTATCGTTGGGTTGAATTCCCAGGAAATAGATAATTTAGCAGAGGCCATGTGGGATTTTCAGAGTAGCGATGATTTGCTTCACTGGCTACAGGAATACTCTATTTAG
- a CDS encoding DUF4157 domain-containing protein — translation MTREYDVRRSSKSPQKNSDNWILQRSAVRQLPAKTLTSQTETVAGDRSGIQLDLMQIPVHNQDPLVVQPKLMAASVGNHNSVCQLKEHQQNVADVGDTPVQQVAEVEAPNNTGLPDRLKIGIENLSGYSMNDVRVHRSSAKPARLQATAYAQGTEIHVGPGQEKHLPHEAWHVVQQKQGRVKATQQFKGVAINDNAALEREADQMGKTALQYDYRNYGFRDNQDINVSSQTGYSKVAQLQGGHEKIEEIRSRVSPWATSQPDCLKVSKQLWNNLKLSPIEGQTELKLAKYVWWRGKGNDNEGRMITTDGKREILTGQSHVAVKATIDSSTYIIDVTIGQFMKPKEAEVFVGTVEQWEKRLMDLTDGRQDTIERNAVIAEGFECFAKPDKPLDEARYVDELTAYKLNQVPEQKKYGDKKSSKTGWLKSKLPFFKKS, via the coding sequence ATGACTCGTGAATATGATGTTCGCAGAAGCAGCAAGTCACCCCAGAAGAACTCCGACAACTGGATACTGCAACGGAGTGCGGTGCGTCAGCTACCCGCTAAGACTTTGACATCCCAAACAGAAACTGTAGCGGGCGATCGCTCAGGCATTCAACTGGACTTGATGCAAATACCAGTCCACAACCAAGATCCGCTAGTGGTGCAGCCAAAGCTGATGGCAGCTTCAGTGGGAAATCATAACTCGGTCTGTCAACTAAAAGAACACCAGCAGAACGTAGCGGATGTTGGAGACACCCCAGTCCAGCAGGTAGCTGAGGTTGAAGCCCCAAACAATACTGGTCTGCCTGATCGCCTCAAAATAGGCATTGAAAACCTTTCTGGCTACTCGATGAATGATGTGAGAGTCCATCGTAGTTCGGCTAAGCCTGCCCGGTTGCAGGCAACTGCATATGCACAAGGGACTGAAATTCATGTGGGGCCGGGGCAAGAAAAGCACCTCCCACACGAAGCATGGCATGTGGTTCAACAAAAGCAAGGGCGAGTAAAAGCAACTCAGCAGTTTAAAGGAGTTGCTATTAATGATAATGCAGCTTTAGAACGAGAGGCTGACCAAATGGGTAAAACTGCCTTGCAATACGACTATCGAAATTATGGGTTTCGGGACAACCAGGACATTAATGTATCCAGTCAAACTGGTTATAGCAAGGTTGCACAATTACAGGGAGGACATGAAAAAATAGAAGAAATAAGGAGTCGTGTCTCACCGTGGGCGACATCACAGCCCGATTGCTTAAAAGTATCCAAACAATTATGGAATAACTTGAAGCTTAGCCCTATAGAGGGTCAAACAGAGCTAAAACTTGCTAAATATGTTTGGTGGCGGGGAAAGGGGAATGATAACGAAGGACGAATGATAACAACAGATGGCAAGCGAGAGATACTTACGGGTCAGAGTCATGTCGCTGTAAAAGCTACGATAGATAGCAGCACTTATATTATCGATGTAACTATCGGACAGTTTATGAAGCCAAAAGAAGCGGAAGTTTTTGTAGGAACGGTAGAACAGTGGGAGAAAAGGTTGATGGATCTGACTGATGGGAGGCAAGACACGATAGAGCGCAACGCAGTTATTGCCGAAGGATTCGAGTGCTTTGCCAAACCTGATAAACCGCTAGATGAGGCGCGGTACGTCGATGAACTAACAGCCTATAAGTTAAACCAAGTTCCCGAACAGAAGAAGTATGGTGACAAAAAGAGCAGCAAAACAGGATGGCTTAAATCTAAGCTTCCATTCTTTAAGAAGTCCTGA
- a CDS encoding ATP-binding protein, giving the protein MNNIEEFQKNNNYYLKAAMAWLVLLLEQKAQREGTTAAELAAAEKTMIAAERVEPAPALVRLKQQLKLSQFEANLLLLCVAMELNQNIPQLYGLIQGNNRNYPTFYLAFMIFEAPAWDIVSPERPLRYWQLIEILQSGVDPSITSPLRADEKIINYIKGLNYLDDRLAKLVLPWKRPENSNTQPENSLPPSHQKAVQGIINQLQHNTDAPQPKGIQLLGADTASKQLVAWQVCQCLSLELYRLPIALLPTDSHILETIARLWERESLLEQVALYLDVQSCEDYITQGQMAAFYRFLARGNGFFFIDIYDKTSALEGESLSWDITKPTSGEQIQAWQKALGTVSRDLVMPLVGQFNLNIAEIEKVVRKVLSPDLQPVEYTKQVKVEHEVVAPTVPDLNLIDSTSANLGRDRFELIGIPNTITEKVTETQKVTEVQDIEQVSPPPQEDNFLFKQLWDGCLEITCPKLETLAQRIDVKAGWQDIVLPKDETNLLRQIANQVRQRGKVYQEWGFHQRMNRGKGISALFAGESGTGKTMAAEVIAKALGLHLYRIDLATVVSKYIGETEKNLRRLFDAAEDGGAILFFDEADALFGKRSEVKDAHDRYANIEINYLLQRLEAYRGLAILATNKKNSIDGAFLRRLRFIVNFPFPGVDQRAKIWQKSFPKETPREMLDWERLSRFNFTGGNIHSIALNAAFMAAEEGKSVTMDVVMRAARMEFKKLDKLINEADFREFSILGDLR; this is encoded by the coding sequence ATGAATAATATAGAAGAATTCCAAAAAAACAACAATTATTACCTGAAAGCAGCCATGGCTTGGTTGGTACTCCTTTTGGAGCAGAAAGCTCAAAGAGAAGGGACAACTGCGGCTGAGCTAGCGGCAGCAGAAAAGACGATGATAGCAGCAGAGAGAGTCGAACCTGCGCCAGCCTTGGTAAGACTCAAACAGCAACTGAAGTTATCCCAGTTTGAAGCAAACCTCTTGCTGCTGTGCGTCGCCATGGAATTGAACCAAAACATTCCGCAGTTATATGGTTTAATTCAGGGGAACAACCGCAACTATCCGACCTTTTACCTCGCCTTTATGATTTTCGAGGCTCCGGCTTGGGATATCGTTTCTCCTGAAAGACCCCTGCGCTATTGGCAACTCATTGAAATTCTTCAATCTGGGGTCGATCCCTCGATTACCAGTCCGCTACGTGCCGATGAAAAAATTATCAATTATATCAAGGGGTTAAACTACTTAGACGATCGCCTAGCCAAGCTGGTCTTGCCATGGAAAAGACCGGAAAACAGCAACACCCAACCGGAAAACAGTCTGCCACCTTCTCACCAAAAAGCAGTACAAGGAATAATTAATCAGCTCCAGCATAACACAGATGCTCCCCAGCCAAAGGGGATCCAACTGTTGGGAGCGGATACAGCTAGCAAGCAACTGGTAGCCTGGCAAGTTTGCCAGTGTTTGAGCCTGGAACTCTATCGCTTGCCAATCGCCTTACTACCAACCGATAGTCATATCTTAGAAACCATAGCTCGCTTGTGGGAGCGGGAAAGTTTACTGGAGCAGGTGGCACTTTATTTAGATGTGCAGTCTTGCGAAGACTATATCACTCAGGGGCAAATGGCAGCATTCTATCGTTTTTTGGCACGGGGGAATGGCTTCTTTTTTATCGACATCTACGACAAAACCTCAGCTTTAGAAGGGGAAAGCTTGAGCTGGGATATTACCAAACCGACATCGGGAGAACAAATACAAGCCTGGCAGAAGGCTTTAGGAACTGTAAGTCGCGACTTAGTCATGCCCCTGGTAGGGCAATTTAACTTAAATATTGCCGAAATTGAGAAAGTTGTCCGCAAAGTGTTGTCCCCCGATCTCCAACCTGTAGAGTATACGAAACAGGTAAAGGTAGAGCACGAGGTGGTTGCACCAACAGTCCCTGATTTAAATTTGATAGACTCGACGAGTGCTAATCTCGGACGCGATCGCTTCGAGTTAATCGGCATCCCCAATACGATAACAGAGAAAGTAACCGAAACACAGAAAGTAACCGAAGTCCAGGATATTGAACAGGTTTCGCCACCACCCCAGGAAGATAATTTCCTGTTCAAGCAACTGTGGGATGGTTGTCTGGAAATAACCTGTCCCAAATTAGAGACTCTCGCACAGCGCATAGATGTGAAAGCGGGTTGGCAGGATATTGTCTTACCAAAAGATGAGACAAATCTATTACGTCAAATTGCCAACCAAGTGCGACAGCGAGGTAAAGTCTATCAAGAGTGGGGTTTTCACCAGCGGATGAATAGAGGCAAGGGGATAAGTGCCTTATTTGCTGGAGAAAGCGGTACGGGGAAAACAATGGCTGCAGAAGTGATTGCTAAGGCTCTGGGCTTGCATCTGTATCGGATCGACTTGGCTACGGTGGTGAGTAAGTATATAGGAGAAACAGAGAAGAATTTGCGTCGTCTGTTCGATGCAGCGGAAGATGGCGGGGCTATTCTGTTTTTTGATGAAGCTGATGCCTTGTTTGGCAAGCGTTCGGAAGTCAAAGACGCCCACGACCGGTATGCCAATATCGAAATTAACTATTTACTACAGCGTCTGGAGGCTTATCGCGGTTTGGCCATTCTAGCAACCAATAAGAAAAATTCCATAGATGGAGCTTTCCTTCGGCGTTTACGATTTATTGTTAATTTTCCTTTTCCTGGGGTGGATCAACGTGCCAAAATATGGCAGAAATCCTTCCCGAAAGAAACCCCAAGAGAGATGCTGGACTGGGAGCGGTTAAGTCGCTTTAATTTTACAGGAGGGAATATACACAGTATAGCATTGAATGCAGCATTTATGGCAGCAGAAGAAGGTAAATCGGTGACAATGGATGTTGTCATGCGAGCAGCGCGGATGGAGTTCAAAAAACTGGACAAGTTAATAAATGAGGCTGATTTTCGGGAGTTCTCAATCCTGGGTGACTTGAGATGA
- a CDS encoding transposase family protein, whose translation MSYSLIERLGEVRDFRTTDGRRHPLWVVLLIVIMGTMSGYLGYRALGDFAQRHREDLIEALKIPKGRVPSYSTIRRVMMGIDFDNFAKVFQSWASIVYPNQS comes from the coding sequence ATGAGCTATTCTTTGATTGAAAGACTCGGTGAAGTCAGGGATTTTCGTACAACTGACGGAAGACGACATCCATTGTGGGTGGTACTACTAATAGTGATCATGGGAACCATGAGTGGATACTTGGGTTACCGTGCCCTGGGAGATTTCGCACAACGTCACCGAGAAGATTTAATCGAAGCCTTAAAAATACCAAAAGGGCGTGTGCCATCTTACTCCACCATACGTCGTGTCATGATGGGTATAGATTTTGATAACTTTGCCAAGGTCTTTCAAAGTTGGGCATCCATCGTATATCCAAATCAGTCCTAA
- a CDS encoding ISAs1 family transposase gives MVADAEIFAQGIRGHWGIENRLHWSLDVVFQEDRSSITGAHAPANMSIIRSIVINILRSNGFSSMTIAQRLISNNIPTLLALLQ, from the coding sequence TTGGTCGCTGATGCTGAGATTTTCGCACAAGGCATTCGTGGACATTGGGGAATTGAAAATCGCTTGCATTGGTCTTTGGATGTGGTTTTTCAAGAAGACCGTTCATCCATCACAGGAGCCCACGCTCCTGCCAATATGTCCATTATTCGTAGCATTGTCATTAATATCCTACGTAGTAACGGTTTTTCATCTATGACTATTGCTCAAAGATTAATTAGCAACAACATCCCCACACTTTTGGCACTTTTGCAATAA
- a CDS encoding DUF4157 domain-containing protein, giving the protein MTRQYDVRRSSEFPQKNSDNWILQRSAVRELPPKPLTPQTETGVSVRSGITMDLMEIPVHNQDPLVVQPKLMAGSVGNHNWVCQLKEHQQNLADVGDTPVQEVAEVEAPNNTGLPNGLKAGVENLSGMLMDDVRVHYNSSKPAQLNALAYTQGTDIHVGPGQERHLPHEAWHVVQQKQGRVQPTMQFQGMAVNDNSALEREADIRGKQASLFNLNKGQKKAPELAEAESNITQRKQPLVETIPHKSQDERVKHKSTGNAGKLPAQTNRTIQRTKIDSRKRGSTAVISGPSNKKGKLAFNDQRAIQTTMDFGPLDKYEGGTSAHGVVDPNDNLKGSSPSVAPKWWPKPGTEPYWTKHIVRGHLLNEKVGGPGNDLRNLTPLGKTANHDHEKQIEQHLKNDVKANEYVEYQV; this is encoded by the coding sequence ATGACTCGTCAATATGATGTTCGTAGAAGCAGCGAGTTTCCCCAGAAGAACTCCGATAACTGGATATTGCAACGGAGTGCAGTGCGTGAGCTACCCCCTAAACCTTTGACACCTCAAACAGAAACTGGAGTTAGCGTACGCTCAGGCATTACAATGGACTTGATGGAAATACCAGTCCACAACCAAGATCCGCTAGTGGTGCAGCCAAAGCTGATGGCAGGTTCAGTGGGAAATCATAACTGGGTCTGTCAACTAAAAGAACACCAGCAGAACCTAGCGGATGTTGGAGACACCCCAGTGCAGGAGGTAGCTGAGGTTGAAGCCCCAAACAATACTGGCCTGCCCAATGGTCTCAAAGCTGGTGTAGAAAACCTTTCAGGCATGTTAATGGATGATGTACGGGTTCACTACAATTCATCAAAACCAGCCCAGTTGAATGCCTTGGCCTATACTCAGGGTACAGATATCCATGTCGGACCAGGACAGGAAAGGCATTTGCCCCATGAAGCGTGGCATGTAGTACAGCAGAAACAAGGGCGAGTGCAACCAACGATGCAGTTCCAGGGGATGGCAGTGAATGATAATTCAGCACTGGAACGGGAGGCAGATATCAGGGGAAAACAAGCAAGCTTATTCAATTTAAACAAGGGACAAAAAAAAGCTCCAGAATTGGCTGAGGCAGAATCTAATATTACACAAAGAAAGCAGCCCCTTGTCGAAACAATTCCCCATAAGAGCCAAGATGAACGAGTCAAGCACAAATCAACAGGAAATGCAGGGAAGTTACCAGCACAGACGAACCGAACAATTCAAAGGACTAAGATTGATTCGAGAAAGCGAGGTTCGACTGCTGTAATTTCCGGACCATCTAATAAAAAAGGGAAGCTGGCATTTAATGACCAACGGGCGATCCAGACAACAATGGATTTTGGACCGCTAGATAAATATGAAGGTGGAACCTCGGCCCATGGCGTGGTCGATCCCAACGACAACCTGAAAGGATCTAGTCCATCGGTAGCCCCTAAATGGTGGCCGAAGCCAGGTACGGAACCCTATTGGACAAAGCATATAGTACGAGGACATCTGCTTAATGAAAAAGTTGGAGGTCCCGGAAATGATTTGCGGAATTTAACCCCATTGGGTAAAACGGCTAATCACGACCATGAAAAACAAATCGAGCAACACCTGAAAAATGATGTCAAAGCAAATGAGTATGTTGAATACCAAGTATAG
- a CDS encoding DUF4157 domain-containing protein has protein sequence MTRQYARKTNQSPQKDTDNWILQRSAVRELPAKTVTPQTETAAGDRSGIQLDLMQIPVSNYSAEPSPLQALGKVPTRGSQETESQRWQGKLPQHAVGKENLVNSPKLHGNGQVQPLGAKGMPVAQREGGLSELETPVQRQEEGKKTENNTGLPDRLKAGIESMSGYDLSGVRVNYNSPKPAQLNAHAYTQGQAIEVGPGQERHLPHEAWHVVQQMQGRVKATMEVNGYGVNGDRGLEREADMMGQRALQMQRDDRRSKKDVSPAADAVGADVCAVKRGNTNPTRYNDREFTEEKVIQGTLRRGKKVVSPQGEKVMQKSEGGTGGRTSKEGMAKSRPGDKKEIYSQPYSKQASPEITKGTGTIQPQKPIVTQLMGAVLGKEKGPQREATCTLNGCGYDQNLDRSEASVEAKATGLRPEDQVHYEIAWDAPVAPVGHGALQVQEGVASNFVEDLSQTGVRAGDVKERYTTDKEGYREFNFTDGIQWPGNLTGGSWRFRLRVVDNKNKQVAISEVAVVNWDEKQIFS, from the coding sequence ATGACTCGTCAATATGCTCGGAAAACCAACCAGTCCCCCCAGAAGGACACCGACAACTGGATATTGCAACGGAGTGCGGTGCGTGAGCTACCAGCAAAAACTGTGACACCTCAAACAGAAACTGCAGCGGGCGATCGCTCAGGTATTCAACTGGACTTGATGCAGATACCTGTGAGTAATTACTCTGCTGAACCTTCCCCATTGCAGGCATTAGGGAAAGTGCCCACCAGAGGTTCACAGGAAACAGAATCCCAGAGGTGGCAAGGGAAACTACCACAACATGCAGTAGGAAAGGAAAATCTCGTGAATTCGCCAAAGCTGCATGGTAATGGGCAGGTGCAACCCCTCGGGGCTAAGGGAATGCCAGTAGCCCAACGAGAAGGAGGACTGAGTGAACTCGAAACCCCAGTCCAGCGCCAGGAGGAAGGAAAGAAAACTGAAAACAATACAGGGTTGCCCGATCGCCTCAAAGCAGGAATAGAAAGTATGTCTGGCTATGACCTCTCAGGGGTGCGCGTTAACTACAACTCCCCCAAACCCGCCCAACTCAATGCCCATGCTTACACCCAAGGGCAAGCGATCGAAGTTGGGCCGGGACAGGAGCGGCATTTGCCCCATGAGGCATGGCATGTGGTGCAGCAAATGCAGGGTCGGGTGAAAGCGACTATGGAAGTGAATGGTTATGGGGTGAATGGCGATCGGGGATTGGAGCGTGAGGCAGATATGATGGGACAGCGAGCTTTGCAGATGCAACGAGATGACAGAAGATCAAAAAAGGACGTCTCGCCAGCGGCGGATGCGGTAGGAGCGGATGTATGCGCTGTGAAGAGGGGAAATACAAATCCAACCCGTTATAATGATCGAGAATTCACTGAGGAAAAGGTCATCCAAGGCACCTTGAGGAGAGGGAAAAAGGTCGTGTCGCCGCAGGGGGAGAAGGTAATGCAGAAATCGGAAGGAGGGACGGGAGGAAGAACATCAAAGGAAGGGATGGCTAAATCAAGACCTGGAGACAAAAAGGAAATTTACAGCCAACCATATAGCAAGCAGGCCAGCCCAGAAATAACAAAAGGGACGGGAACAATCCAACCCCAAAAACCCATAGTAACACAGCTGATGGGAGCTGTACTTGGGAAGGAAAAAGGACCGCAGAGGGAAGCGACCTGTACGTTGAACGGGTGTGGTTACGATCAGAATCTCGATAGATCGGAAGCGAGTGTAGAAGCAAAAGCGACGGGGTTGCGCCCTGAGGATCAAGTGCATTATGAAATAGCTTGGGATGCACCAGTCGCACCAGTGGGACATGGAGCACTACAAGTTCAAGAGGGGGTAGCCAGCAACTTTGTGGAGGATCTCAGCCAAACGGGGGTGCGAGCAGGCGATGTCAAGGAGCGATATACAACGGACAAAGAGGGTTATAGGGAGTTCAATTTCACGGATGGTATACAATGGCCGGGGAATCTGACGGGAGGGTCTTGGAGATTTCGGTTGCGAGTAGTAGATAATAAAAATAAACAGGTAGCAATATCAGAGGTGGCGGTAGTAAATTGGGACGAAAAACAAATATTTTCCTAA